One genomic window of Halogeometricum sp. S3BR5-2 includes the following:
- a CDS encoding acc operon protein produces MTVEDVELSIPETADEEEAAAIVAAVGAHLRDRRAAAAAAAAASDGEESWDGEKWSFAGRLDGVGRPAARVPDGAPREKWSAAGRTDRF; encoded by the coding sequence ATGACCGTCGAAGACGTGGAATTGTCGATTCCGGAGACGGCCGACGAGGAGGAAGCGGCGGCCATCGTCGCCGCCGTCGGCGCGCACCTCCGCGACCGGCGGGCGGCCGCGGCGGCCGCCGCCGCCGCTTCGGACGGCGAGGAGTCGTGGGACGGCGAGAAGTGGTCGTTCGCGGGGCGACTGGACGGCGTGGGTCGGCCCGCCGCGCGCGTCCCGGACGGCGCCCCGCGCGAGAAGTGGAGCGCCGCCGGGCGCACCGACCGCTTCTGA
- a CDS encoding acyl-CoA carboxylase subunit beta — protein MDDRIDELREKRERALKGGGEERIESQHDKGKMTARERIDYFLDDGTFNEFDQFRTHRNHKFGMEETKLPGDGVVTGYGDVDGRKTFVFAHDFTVFGGSLGEVFAEKVSKVMDKAVEVGAPVIGLNDSAGARIQEGVQSLGGFGEIFRRNTEASGVVPQISAIMGPCAGGAVYSPAITDFTFMVKDTSHMFITGPDVIKTVTGEEVTFEELGGAMTHASESGVAHFACDSEEQALDQIRLLLSYLPPNNVEDPPRVDPWDDPERADESLNSVVPDQPRKPYDAHDVIDGVLDEGSFFGVHEEFAKNIVVGFARLDGHSVGVVANQPRVNAGTLDIEASEKAARFVRFCDSFNVPIVSFVDVPGFLPGTDQEHGGIIRHGAKLLYAYSEATVPLMTVITRKAYGGAYDVMASKHLGADVNYAWPTAEIAVMGPQGAVNILYSDELDAAEDPEARRDELIEEYREEFANPYTAADRGFVDAVLEPTETRARLVEDLEMLRSKRKSLPDKKHGNIPI, from the coding sequence ATGGACGACCGTATCGACGAACTCCGCGAGAAGCGCGAGCGAGCGCTGAAAGGCGGAGGTGAGGAACGCATCGAGTCCCAACACGACAAGGGGAAGATGACCGCCAGAGAGCGCATCGACTACTTCCTCGACGACGGGACGTTCAACGAGTTCGACCAGTTCCGAACCCACCGCAACCACAAGTTCGGGATGGAGGAGACGAAACTCCCCGGCGACGGCGTCGTCACCGGCTACGGCGACGTCGACGGCCGCAAGACGTTCGTCTTCGCCCACGACTTCACCGTCTTCGGCGGCTCCCTAGGTGAAGTATTCGCCGAGAAAGTCTCGAAGGTCATGGACAAGGCCGTCGAAGTCGGCGCCCCCGTCATCGGCCTCAACGACTCCGCCGGCGCCCGCATTCAGGAGGGCGTCCAGTCGCTCGGCGGGTTCGGCGAGATATTCCGGCGAAATACGGAGGCCTCCGGCGTCGTCCCGCAGATTTCGGCCATCATGGGCCCCTGCGCCGGCGGCGCCGTCTACTCGCCCGCCATCACCGACTTCACCTTCATGGTGAAGGACACCAGCCACATGTTCATCACCGGCCCCGACGTCATCAAGACCGTCACCGGTGAAGAGGTGACGTTCGAGGAACTCGGCGGCGCGATGACGCACGCCTCCGAATCCGGCGTCGCCCACTTCGCCTGCGACTCCGAGGAGCAGGCTCTCGACCAGATTCGACTCCTCCTCTCGTACCTCCCGCCGAACAACGTCGAGGACCCCCCGCGCGTCGACCCCTGGGACGACCCCGAACGCGCCGACGAGTCGCTCAATTCGGTGGTCCCCGACCAACCCCGCAAACCCTACGACGCCCACGACGTCATCGACGGCGTCCTCGACGAGGGCTCGTTCTTCGGCGTCCACGAGGAGTTCGCCAAGAACATCGTCGTCGGCTTCGCCCGTCTGGACGGTCACTCCGTGGGCGTCGTCGCCAACCAACCCCGCGTCAACGCCGGAACGCTGGACATCGAAGCCTCCGAGAAAGCCGCCCGCTTCGTGCGCTTCTGCGACTCGTTCAACGTCCCCATCGTCTCCTTCGTCGACGTGCCGGGGTTCCTCCCCGGCACCGACCAGGAACACGGCGGCATCATCCGCCACGGCGCGAAACTGCTGTACGCCTACTCCGAAGCGACCGTCCCGCTGATGACGGTCATCACGCGGAAGGCCTACGGCGGCGCCTACGACGTGATGGCCTCGAAGCACCTCGGCGCGGACGTCAACTACGCGTGGCCGACGGCCGAAATCGCCGTGATGGGCCCGCAGGGCGCGGTCAACATCCTCTACAGCGACGAACTCGACGCGGCGGAGGACCCCGAGGCCCGCCGCGACGAACTCATCGAAGAGTACAGGGAAGAGTTCGCCAACCCGTACACCGCAGCAGATAGGGGATTCGTCGACGCGGTTCTGGAACCGACGGAGACGCGCGCGCGCCTCGTCGAGGACCTGGAGATGCTGCGCTCGAAGCGCAAGTCACTGCCAGACAAGAAACACGGCAACATCCCGATATGA
- a CDS encoding EamA family transporter, with protein sequence MNVSVPPLVLLLSLGPAVLWGFTPVIEKRALSGGGRPLQAALVVVVVDTLLYSLALLARGTVPFVGLPLETAAVFVAAGVFGTALGRLAIFAGNDRVGASVSSAVVSARPLFATALAVGFLGEPVSLATAAGVLVLVVGLAVLSLAKGGDIAGWDTRDLLMPLAAAVTFAIGNVLRRFGLGLGDTSALEAVALNEFAALVALGGYVLVAGRRDVLEAPRRTYGVFAVSGTMTAVALLAMFTALALPEGRVAVVDPLIATAPLFTTVFSYFLLSDLERVTRGIVAGAVLVVAGAALVAV encoded by the coding sequence GTGAACGTCTCCGTCCCGCCGCTCGTCCTCCTCCTCTCGCTCGGCCCCGCGGTGCTCTGGGGGTTCACACCCGTCATCGAGAAACGCGCGCTCTCCGGCGGCGGGCGACCCTTACAGGCGGCGCTGGTGGTGGTCGTCGTCGACACCCTCCTCTACTCGCTGGCCCTCCTCGCGCGGGGGACCGTCCCGTTCGTCGGCCTCCCGCTCGAAACCGCCGCGGTGTTCGTCGCCGCCGGCGTCTTCGGCACCGCGCTCGGACGGCTGGCCATCTTCGCCGGCAACGACCGCGTCGGCGCCAGCGTCTCCAGCGCCGTCGTCAGCGCCCGACCGCTGTTCGCCACCGCCCTCGCCGTCGGGTTCTTGGGAGAGCCGGTCTCGCTCGCGACGGCCGCGGGCGTCCTCGTCCTCGTCGTCGGCCTCGCGGTGCTCTCCCTGGCGAAGGGCGGCGACATCGCCGGCTGGGACACCCGGGACCTGCTGATGCCGCTCGCCGCCGCCGTCACGTTCGCCATCGGCAACGTCCTCCGCCGGTTCGGCCTGGGACTGGGGGACACCTCGGCGCTCGAAGCCGTCGCGCTCAACGAGTTCGCGGCGCTCGTCGCCCTCGGCGGCTACGTCCTCGTCGCCGGCCGCCGCGACGTGCTGGAGGCGCCGCGGCGCACCTACGGCGTCTTCGCCGTCAGCGGGACGATGACCGCCGTCGCGCTCTTGGCGATGTTCACCGCGCTGGCGCTGCCCGAGGGCCGCGTCGCCGTCGTCGACCCGCTCATCGCCACCGCGCCGCTGTTCACGACGGTGTTCTCGTACTTCCTGCTCTCGGACCTCGAACGCGTCACCCGCGGCATCGTCGCCGGGGCGGTGCTGGTCGTGGCGGGGGCGGCGCTGGTGGCGGTGTGA
- a CDS encoding 30S ribosomal protein S17e, translated as MAIKPKYVKQLGKLLLEKYPQAFNADFDTNKESVSQLTNVESKEVRNRIAGYITRKKGGAAQTA; from the coding sequence ATGGCTATCAAACCCAAGTACGTCAAACAGCTCGGAAAGCTGCTGCTGGAGAAGTATCCGCAGGCGTTCAACGCCGACTTCGATACGAACAAAGAGAGCGTCAGCCAACTGACCAACGTCGAGTCGAAGGAAGTCCGAAACCGCATCGCGGGCTACATCACGCGAAAGAAGGGCGGCGCGGCGCAGACGGCGTAG
- a CDS encoding amphi-Trp domain-containing protein: MPEETLFKSESTQDREEIASYLRKVADNLETGKSLTLRAGDQTVTMDPPPRLTFEVKAEREGPTGSPGELSVEFELEWDEDGGDGESGGSLEIE; this comes from the coding sequence ATGCCCGAAGAGACGCTCTTCAAATCCGAAAGTACGCAGGATAGAGAAGAAATCGCGTCGTATCTGCGGAAAGTCGCGGATAACCTCGAAACCGGGAAATCGCTGACGCTGCGCGCGGGCGACCAGACGGTGACGATGGACCCGCCGCCCCGACTGACGTTCGAGGTGAAAGCAGAACGCGAGGGTCCGACGGGGAGCCCCGGCGAACTGAGCGTGGAGTTCGAGTTGGAGTGGGACGAGGACGGCGGCGACGGGGAGAGCGGCGGCAGCCTCGAAATCGAGTAG
- a CDS encoding alcohol dehydrogenase catalytic domain-containing protein, with amino-acid sequence MRAAAFAELTGPDGVEMVDRADPEPGPGEAVVDVDACSINRHDLWILDGDSAMVDADDLPFVSGLDVAGTVRAVADGVTAVEPDDRVVLCPNETCGTCRFCREGPENLCENFSLYHGGLAERARVRADRLVALPDAVDTTTAAALPTAYMTAYHMLRKAGVGANDLVFVPGATGGVGVAAVQLANALGARSVGTSSSASKLDRMTELGLDHAVEGTDPDELREAVADVGPADAVVNHLGGEYTQLGLDALRRGGRMTVCGRTAGRYSEIDIPQLFLQHKEVLGSTMGTQTELERLVGLVADGEFSPEIDETYSLEETGEAFRAMAERESVGKLVVTND; translated from the coding sequence ATGCGCGCCGCAGCATTCGCCGAACTGACCGGACCGGACGGCGTGGAGATGGTCGACCGAGCGGACCCCGAACCGGGGCCGGGCGAGGCCGTCGTCGACGTCGACGCGTGTTCCATCAACCGCCACGACCTCTGGATTCTCGACGGCGACTCCGCGATGGTCGACGCCGACGACCTCCCGTTCGTCAGCGGTCTCGACGTGGCGGGGACGGTGCGCGCCGTCGCCGACGGCGTGACCGCCGTCGAACCGGACGACCGGGTCGTCCTCTGCCCGAACGAGACCTGCGGGACGTGTCGCTTCTGCCGCGAGGGGCCGGAGAACCTCTGTGAGAACTTCTCGCTGTACCACGGCGGCCTCGCCGAACGGGCGCGCGTGCGGGCGGACAGACTCGTCGCCCTGCCCGACGCCGTCGATACCACGACGGCCGCCGCCCTCCCCACCGCGTACATGACCGCCTACCACATGCTCCGGAAAGCGGGGGTGGGGGCGAACGACCTCGTGTTCGTTCCGGGAGCGACGGGCGGCGTCGGCGTCGCGGCCGTCCAACTCGCGAACGCCCTCGGCGCGCGGAGCGTCGGCACCTCCTCCTCGGCGTCGAAACTCGACCGGATGACGGAGTTGGGCCTCGACCACGCCGTCGAGGGCACCGACCCCGACGAACTGCGCGAGGCCGTCGCGGACGTGGGACCGGCCGACGCCGTCGTCAACCATCTCGGCGGCGAGTACACCCAACTCGGCCTCGACGCCCTCCGCCGCGGGGGTCGGATGACCGTCTGCGGCCGGACGGCGGGGCGCTACTCGGAGATAGACATCCCGCAGTTGTTCTTACAGCACAAAGAGGTGCTCGGCAGCACGATGGGCACGCAGACGGAGTTGGAGCGACTGGTCGGTCTCGTCGCCGACGGCGAGTTCTCCCCGGAAATAGACGAGACGTATTCCCTAGAAGAGACGGGCGAGGCGTTCCGCGCGATGGCGGAACGAGAGAGCGTCGGGAAACTCGTCGTGACGAACGACTAG
- a CDS encoding DoxX family protein translates to MADDSETTPDATRSLSTLGRVLFGLGLALQASEDFRDMDGQVEYAESAGVPMPELMAPFASGMMFTSGLLLAAWRLPRLATGAVVTFLAVVTTTMHDFWNEEGDASGERLAFFGNLAMFGAALVYLREAYR, encoded by the coding sequence ATGGCAGACGACTCCGAGACGACCCCCGACGCGACGCGTTCCCTGTCGACGCTCGGCCGCGTGCTGTTCGGCCTCGGTCTGGCGCTTCAGGCCTCCGAGGACTTCCGCGACATGGACGGGCAGGTAGAGTACGCCGAGTCCGCGGGCGTGCCGATGCCGGAACTGATGGCCCCGTTCGCCTCCGGGATGATGTTCACGAGCGGACTGCTCCTCGCGGCCTGGCGGCTTCCCCGCCTCGCGACGGGGGCCGTCGTCACGTTCCTCGCGGTGGTGACGACGACGATGCACGACTTCTGGAACGAGGAGGGCGACGCCAGCGGCGAGCGACTCGCGTTCTTCGGCAACCTGGCGATGTTCGGCGCGGCGCTGGTGTACCTCCGCGAGGCGTACCGCTGA
- a CDS encoding aldo/keto reductase, with the protein MEYTTLGDTGTKVSKLCLGCMSFGDPAEGGEMFEWTVGEERATEVIDRAIELGINFFDTANIYSNGDSERILGSALSEHDRDEQVVATKVWGQMREDDPNSGGLSRKTVEQELENSLDRLGMDAVDLYQIHRWDPQTPIRETLGALDDAVRRGKTRYVGASSMWAHQFADALHTSERFGLERFATMQNHYNLLYREEEREMLPLCETEDVGVIPWSPLAGGYLARPHEEADEMRERTAGRYDSPQSREINGRVQELADEKGASMSQIGLAWLLHKEGVTAPIYGTSSVEHLEEAVEAVEMDLSDSDVAYLEEPYEPMPVLGHE; encoded by the coding sequence ATGGAGTACACCACTCTGGGCGACACGGGGACGAAAGTGTCCAAACTCTGTCTCGGTTGTATGAGCTTCGGCGACCCGGCCGAGGGCGGCGAGATGTTCGAGTGGACCGTCGGAGAGGAGCGGGCGACGGAGGTCATCGACCGCGCGATAGAGCTCGGAATCAACTTCTTCGACACCGCGAACATCTACTCGAACGGCGACTCCGAACGCATCCTCGGCAGCGCGCTCTCCGAGCACGACCGGGACGAGCAGGTGGTCGCGACGAAGGTGTGGGGACAGATGCGCGAGGACGACCCGAACTCCGGCGGCCTCTCGCGGAAGACCGTCGAGCAGGAGTTGGAGAACTCCCTCGACCGACTCGGGATGGACGCGGTGGACCTCTACCAGATTCACCGGTGGGACCCGCAGACGCCGATTCGGGAGACGCTGGGCGCCCTCGACGACGCGGTGCGCCGCGGGAAGACGCGTTACGTCGGCGCGAGTTCGATGTGGGCCCACCAGTTCGCGGACGCCCTCCACACCTCCGAGCGGTTCGGGCTGGAGCGGTTCGCGACGATGCAGAACCACTACAACCTCCTGTACAGGGAAGAGGAGCGCGAGATGCTGCCGCTCTGCGAGACGGAGGACGTCGGCGTCATCCCGTGGTCGCCGCTGGCCGGGGGGTACCTCGCCCGCCCGCACGAGGAGGCCGACGAGATGCGCGAGCGGACCGCGGGCCGCTACGACTCCCCGCAGAGCCGCGAGATCAACGGGCGCGTTCAGGAACTCGCCGACGAGAAGGGGGCCTCGATGAGTCAGATCGGACTGGCGTGGTTGCTCCACAAAGAGGGCGTGACCGCGCCCATCTACGGCACGTCGAGCGTCGAACACCTGGAGGAGGCCGTCGAGGCGGTCGAGATGGACCTCTCCGATTCGGACGTGGCGTATCTCGAAGAGCCCTACGAGCCGATGCCCGTCCTCGGACACGAGTAG
- a CDS encoding SDR family NAD(P)-dependent oxidoreductase: MGVIDRFRLDGETAIVTGGNRGIGRAIAGALAEAGADVVVANRNADAGAVAAEEIADATGAETLAVPVDVADEDSVRSMVNATLEEFGDVDVLVNNAGIVVHEGIEDMTLEEWNRVVETNLTGVFLCSKYAGEPMRAGDGGSIVSVSSMSAFIANYPQRQVAYNASKGGVESFTRQLASEWAEHDVRVNTVAPGYIRTDNTDQADAIDPDIDEVWKGEMLMEDIAPPEDVAPTVVYLASDAARYVTGASVVVDGGYMVR; the protein is encoded by the coding sequence ATGGGAGTCATCGACAGATTCAGACTCGACGGCGAGACGGCCATCGTGACCGGCGGCAACCGCGGCATCGGCCGCGCCATCGCGGGGGCCCTCGCGGAGGCGGGCGCCGACGTGGTCGTGGCGAACCGGAACGCCGACGCGGGGGCCGTCGCCGCCGAGGAGATAGCCGACGCGACGGGCGCGGAGACGCTGGCCGTCCCCGTCGACGTCGCCGACGAGGACTCGGTGCGGTCGATGGTGAACGCGACTTTGGAGGAGTTCGGCGACGTCGACGTCCTCGTGAACAACGCCGGTATCGTCGTCCACGAGGGCATCGAGGACATGACCTTAGAGGAGTGGAACCGAGTGGTAGAGACGAACCTCACGGGCGTCTTCCTCTGCTCGAAGTACGCGGGCGAACCGATGCGCGCCGGCGACGGCGGGAGCATCGTCAGCGTCTCCTCGATGTCGGCGTTCATCGCCAACTACCCCCAGCGACAGGTCGCCTACAACGCCTCTAAGGGCGGCGTCGAATCGTTCACCCGGCAACTCGCCTCCGAGTGGGCCGAACACGACGTGCGCGTGAACACCGTCGCGCCGGGTTACATCCGCACCGACAACACCGACCAGGCCGACGCCATCGACCCCGACATCGACGAGGTGTGGAAGGGCGAGATGCTGATGGAGGACATCGCGCCGCCGGAGGACGTGGCGCCGACCGTCGTCTACCTCGCCAGCGACGCCGCGCGGTACGTCACCGGCGCCTCCGTCGTCGTCGACGGCGGGTACATGGTCCGGTGA
- a CDS encoding sodium-dependent transporter, with protein MSERETWATRAGFILAAVGSAVGLGNIWQFPFKTAQYGGATFLVVYLVAAFGIGLPAMLSEFVIGRKSNLNTIGAFERLGYRNWRVVGIVGLLTGFWILSYYSVVGGWVLRYIGGSLTGAYFGDAAAYFGAVSAGLPAVALHAVFMALVVGIVAFGIEDGIERATKLMVPSILVILVALAVWAFTLPGSGPGYAYFLSPDLSQLRLSVVFTNAFPFVAFSGPLAEIIPFAVSQAFFSLSLGMGAMITYASYIDGDESLFGDSVTIVVFNSLIGILAGLVVIPLLFAQGAEPGSGGAGALFVSVAGAFATIPFGRVVGFVFFLVVLVAALSSAISLLEVVVSYAVDNYAVSRPQVAAGLGAAIFVLGLPSAWDTAWLTWFDTLAYQLLLPLSVLGILVFVGWVFGRPAVEELLRGTGFGGGIGSLWLWLVRTVVLLGVVLTLVLGLITLFGGPDPAIIPPL; from the coding sequence ATGAGCGAACGAGAGACGTGGGCGACGCGAGCGGGGTTCATCCTCGCGGCCGTCGGTAGCGCCGTCGGCCTCGGGAACATCTGGCAGTTCCCGTTCAAGACGGCGCAGTACGGCGGCGCGACGTTCCTCGTCGTCTACCTCGTGGCGGCGTTCGGCATCGGGCTTCCGGCGATGCTCTCGGAGTTCGTCATCGGCCGGAAGAGCAACCTCAACACCATCGGCGCGTTCGAGCGACTCGGCTACCGCAACTGGCGCGTCGTCGGCATCGTCGGCCTGCTGACGGGCTTTTGGATCCTCTCGTACTACAGCGTCGTCGGCGGGTGGGTGCTCCGCTACATCGGCGGCAGTCTCACCGGCGCGTACTTCGGCGACGCCGCGGCGTACTTCGGCGCCGTCTCCGCCGGCCTCCCGGCCGTCGCCCTCCACGCCGTCTTCATGGCCCTGGTCGTCGGCATCGTCGCCTTCGGCATCGAGGACGGCATCGAGAGGGCGACGAAGCTGATGGTGCCGAGCATCCTCGTCATCCTCGTCGCCCTCGCCGTCTGGGCGTTCACGCTCCCCGGGTCCGGTCCCGGCTACGCCTACTTCCTCTCGCCCGACCTGAGCCAACTTCGGCTCTCGGTGGTCTTCACGAACGCCTTCCCGTTCGTCGCCTTCAGCGGTCCCCTCGCCGAAATCATCCCGTTCGCCGTCTCGCAGGCGTTCTTCTCGCTGTCGCTCGGCATGGGCGCGATGATAACCTACGCCTCCTACATCGACGGCGACGAGAGCCTGTTCGGCGACAGCGTCACCATCGTCGTGTTCAACAGCCTCATCGGCATCCTCGCGGGACTCGTCGTCATCCCCCTCCTGTTCGCGCAGGGGGCCGAACCCGGCAGCGGCGGGGCCGGCGCCCTGTTCGTCAGCGTCGCCGGTGCCTTCGCGACCATCCCGTTCGGCCGCGTCGTCGGCTTCGTCTTCTTCCTCGTCGTCCTCGTGGCCGCCCTGTCGTCGGCCATCAGCCTGCTGGAAGTCGTCGTCTCCTACGCCGTCGACAACTACGCCGTCTCCCGACCGCAGGTGGCCGCCGGCCTCGGCGCCGCCATCTTCGTCCTCGGCCTCCCCTCGGCGTGGGACACCGCGTGGCTGACGTGGTTCGACACCCTCGCCTACCAACTGCTGCTGCCGCTGTCGGTGCTCGGTATCCTCGTCTTCGTCGGCTGGGTGTTCGGCCGGCCGGCCGTCGAGGAACTCCTCCGCGGCACCGGCTTCGGCGGCGGAATCGGCTCGCTGTGGCTGTGGCTGGTCCGCACCGTCGTCCTCCTCGGCGTCGTCCTCACCCTGGTGCTCGGACTCATCACGCTGTTCGGTGGTCCCGACCCGGCAATCATCCCGCCGCTCTGA
- a CDS encoding sodium-dependent transporter, translating to MTRETWATRVGFILAAVGSAVGLGNIWRFPWVTAENGGSAFFAMYLGIVFLVGVPGLLAMFVVGRRAKRNPVGALQRLSGSDRWGLAGGFLVLSSLVLISFYSVVGGWILRYLGESLLGVVTGRTPYFANPGASFSAASVGVDAVAFHLVFLALTAFVVVAGIRRGIEVATKWMMPAIFALLVGLAAWASTQSGAAEAYAFYLRFDTSVIRENFFGLLGPAAGQALFTLSLGVGTMITYASYLDEDRSLPFDGASVAVLNTVVGVLAGLVVFPLLFSLGIEPGETGTGAGALFVGLAGAFAQLPAGALVATAFFAVVALAALSSAISILEISVSFLVDEYDLPRRRAAAAVGGLVAVTGSVCALNAGVFGFVAGTLVDILLTIGLAVCLVFVGWVMGRDALVEFRKGAGPVGRAVATPWLFAVGVLLPTFLVFTLLTTFNVDAEIGFWPTVAAAVAVAAAAFAGLRGERSLV from the coding sequence ATGACACGAGAGACGTGGGCGACACGCGTCGGGTTCATCCTCGCCGCCGTCGGCAGCGCCGTCGGCCTCGGGAACATCTGGCGGTTCCCCTGGGTGACGGCCGAGAACGGCGGCAGCGCCTTTTTCGCGATGTATCTCGGTATCGTCTTCCTGGTCGGCGTCCCCGGCCTCCTCGCGATGTTCGTCGTCGGGCGGCGCGCCAAGCGCAACCCCGTCGGCGCCCTGCAACGGCTCTCGGGGTCGGACCGCTGGGGGCTGGCCGGCGGCTTCCTCGTCCTCAGTTCCCTGGTGCTCATCTCCTTCTACAGCGTCGTCGGCGGCTGGATACTGCGCTACCTCGGCGAGAGCCTCCTCGGCGTCGTCACCGGACGCACCCCCTACTTCGCGAACCCCGGCGCGTCCTTCAGTGCGGCGTCCGTCGGCGTCGACGCCGTCGCCTTTCACCTCGTCTTCCTGGCGCTGACGGCGTTCGTCGTCGTCGCCGGCATCCGGCGGGGCATCGAAGTCGCCACGAAGTGGATGATGCCCGCCATCTTCGCCCTGCTCGTCGGCCTCGCGGCGTGGGCCTCGACGCAGTCCGGCGCCGCCGAGGCGTACGCCTTCTACCTCCGGTTCGACACGAGCGTCATCCGCGAGAACTTCTTCGGCCTGCTCGGCCCCGCCGCGGGCCAGGCGCTGTTCACCCTCTCGCTCGGCGTCGGCACGATGATAACGTACGCCTCCTACCTCGACGAGGACCGCTCGCTCCCGTTCGACGGCGCGAGCGTCGCCGTCCTCAACACCGTCGTCGGCGTCCTCGCCGGCCTCGTCGTCTTCCCCCTCCTGTTCTCGCTCGGCATCGAACCCGGCGAGACGGGCACCGGCGCGGGCGCGCTGTTCGTCGGCCTCGCCGGGGCGTTCGCGCAGCTTCCCGCCGGCGCGCTCGTGGCGACGGCCTTCTTCGCCGTCGTCGCCCTCGCGGCGCTCTCCTCGGCCATCAGCATCCTCGAAATCTCCGTCTCCTTCCTCGTCGACGAGTACGACCTGCCGCGCCGCCGCGCCGCGGCGGCCGTCGGCGGCCTCGTCGCCGTCACCGGCTCCGTCTGCGCGCTCAACGCCGGCGTGTTCGGCTTCGTCGCGGGCACCCTCGTCGACATCCTGCTCACCATCGGGCTGGCCGTCTGTCTCGTCTTCGTCGGCTGGGTGATGGGTCGGGACGCCCTCGTCGAGTTCCGGAAGGGCGCCGGACCGGTCGGCCGCGCCGTCGCGACGCCGTGGCTGTTCGCCGTCGGCGTCCTGCTCCCGACGTTCCTCGTCTTCACCCTCCTAACGACGTTCAACGTCGACGCCGAAATCGGCTTCTGGCCCACCGTCGCCGCCGCCGTCGCCGTCGCCGCCGCCGCCTTCGCGGGCCTGCGCGGCGAGCGCTCGCTCGTCTGA
- a CDS encoding NADPH:quinone reductase, producing MRAVRFHEHGGPDVLTVDDVDEPEPGYGEVVVEVGAAGVNPVDTYFREGAYPVPSLPFVPGSDLAGTVVSVGDGVERFSLGDRVFGTGLGNGRPGTYAEQVAAPADSLAHLSEDAELADAAALALVGTTAWRALVHHAAVEPAETVLIHGGSGGVGHVAVQLAGAMGARVLATASPDHHDALRDLGAESVFDYRRDDLSSVISEAGAPDVVLDTHMDRYLQLNANVAADGARIVGVGNDTAEGGFDDIGVTKSKELRYQFMSMFNTPDPSEVLARLNELLVSGTVEPVIHDTYTLEAAGDAQRTVLNDSFVGKLVLVP from the coding sequence ATGCGCGCAGTCAGGTTCCACGAGCACGGAGGCCCGGACGTACTGACCGTCGACGACGTGGACGAACCCGAACCGGGGTACGGCGAGGTCGTCGTGGAGGTCGGCGCCGCCGGCGTCAACCCGGTGGACACGTACTTCCGCGAGGGGGCGTACCCGGTCCCGAGTCTCCCGTTCGTCCCCGGGTCGGACCTCGCGGGCACCGTCGTCTCCGTCGGTGACGGCGTCGAGCGATTCTCCCTCGGCGACCGGGTGTTCGGCACCGGCCTCGGCAACGGCCGACCGGGCACCTACGCCGAGCAGGTGGCCGCACCCGCCGACTCGCTCGCGCATCTCTCGGAGGACGCGGAGTTGGCCGACGCGGCCGCACTCGCCCTCGTCGGCACGACGGCGTGGCGCGCCCTCGTCCACCACGCGGCCGTCGAACCCGCCGAGACGGTGCTGATACACGGCGGGAGCGGCGGCGTCGGGCACGTCGCCGTCCAACTGGCGGGGGCGATGGGCGCGCGCGTCCTCGCTACGGCCTCTCCCGACCACCACGACGCCCTTCGTGACCTCGGCGCCGAGTCCGTCTTCGACTACCGCCGCGACGACCTCTCGTCGGTCATCTCGGAGGCGGGCGCGCCCGACGTCGTCCTCGACACCCACATGGACCGCTACCTCCAACTGAACGCGAACGTCGCCGCCGACGGCGCCCGCATCGTCGGCGTCGGCAACGACACCGCCGAGGGCGGGTTCGACGACATCGGCGTCACGAAGTCGAAGGAACTGCGCTACCAGTTCATGTCGATGTTCAACACGCCCGACCCGAGCGAGGTGCTTGCGCGCCTCAACGAACTCCTCGTCTCCGGGACCGTCGAACCGGTCATCCACGACACCTACACCCTCGAAGCGGCCGGCGACGCCCAGCGCACCGTCCTCAACGACAGTTTCGTCGGGAAACTCGTGCTCGTCCCCTGA